One Lysobacter enzymogenes DNA segment encodes these proteins:
- a CDS encoding prolyl oligopeptidase family serine peptidase: MKPHARRSDRRPSTPAPGGRRPLPGLALPGVLLLALAPCLAAQAAPAAKPAAAPAAANAAFGDGYQLPPKPLQAIVDAPRPPQMSLSPRRDWMALMRTPSLPGIEVVAQPELKLAGLRIHPRVRAASRFSFASGLELLEIASGKTVQIDGLPSPLSLASLEWSPDQRWLAFNRVDAASGANEVWLVELETRRARKLVAGLNTVAGRGYGWTPDSRRLLVRLQPEGQGDAPAGSGVPTGPATQETRAGGGVKQIRTYQDLLRNENDARQFEYYLRSQLATVDLTGQVAKFGAPDLYTGVSVSPDGRHVLTTRLQRPFSYLVPASMFARRIDVLDGNGRFEHEVARLPLVDGLPTGNDAVPTGVREVEWRSDAPATLVWAEAQDGGDPARAVEIRDAVFMQAAPFDKPPQTLARLASRFEGAHWGSGELALIDEFWWKTRQVRQWRIAPDHGDRAPELIREGRSEDRYNDPGKPVSVRDAAGGERLLTSADGGSVYFIGEGASSEGDRPFLDRLDLADKRRTRLFHSQAPYFEQPLAVLDDAAKSVLTVRESPTEPANLQRRELGGDAAPVALTHFPHPTPQLRDIKKELIRYKRNDGVELTANLYLPAGYDAKRDGPLPMLMYAYPAEFKSAEAASQVTGSPYEFNAVSYWGPLPYLAMGYAVLDNPTMPIVGEGEREPNDTYIAQLTASAQAAIDEVVRRGVVDRNRVAVSGHSYGAFMTANLLAHTRLFKAGIARSGAYNRTLTPFGFQAEERNYWQAQSTYEAMSPFNFADKIKDPLLLIHGEQDNNSGTFPIQSERMYAAIKGLGGNARLVMLPNESHGYRARESILHMLAETNRWLETYVKNAKPGNAKGEGAKAESAKAESAKAEAGRGAKAAK, encoded by the coding sequence ATGAAGCCGCACGCGCGCCGCTCCGACCGCCGACCTTCCACGCCCGCGCCGGGCGGCCGCCGGCCGTTGCCGGGTTTGGCGTTGCCGGGTGTGTTGCTGCTCGCGCTGGCGCCGTGCCTGGCCGCGCAGGCCGCGCCGGCGGCCAAGCCCGCCGCCGCGCCGGCCGCCGCGAATGCGGCGTTCGGCGACGGCTACCAACTGCCGCCCAAGCCGCTGCAGGCCATCGTCGACGCGCCGCGCCCGCCGCAGATGTCGCTGAGCCCGCGCCGCGACTGGATGGCGCTGATGCGCACGCCGTCGTTGCCGGGGATCGAAGTGGTCGCCCAGCCCGAGCTCAAGCTCGCCGGCCTGCGCATCCATCCGCGCGTGCGCGCGGCCAGCCGTTTCAGTTTCGCCAGCGGCCTGGAGCTGCTCGAGATCGCCAGCGGCAAGACCGTGCAGATCGACGGCCTGCCCTCGCCGCTGTCGCTGGCGTCGCTGGAGTGGTCGCCGGACCAGCGCTGGCTCGCGTTCAACCGCGTCGACGCCGCCAGCGGCGCCAACGAGGTGTGGCTGGTGGAACTGGAGACCCGGCGCGCGCGCAAGCTCGTCGCCGGGCTCAACACCGTCGCCGGCCGCGGCTACGGCTGGACGCCCGACAGCCGTCGCCTGCTGGTGCGGTTGCAGCCCGAAGGGCAGGGCGACGCGCCGGCGGGCAGCGGCGTGCCCACCGGCCCGGCGACCCAGGAAACCCGCGCCGGCGGCGGCGTGAAGCAGATCCGCACTTACCAGGACCTGCTGCGCAACGAGAACGACGCGCGCCAGTTCGAGTACTACCTGCGTTCGCAACTGGCGACGGTCGATCTGACCGGCCAGGTCGCCAAGTTCGGCGCGCCGGACCTGTACACCGGCGTGTCGGTCTCGCCCGACGGCCGCCACGTGCTGACCACGCGCCTGCAGCGGCCGTTCTCGTATCTGGTGCCGGCGAGCATGTTCGCGCGCCGCATCGACGTGCTCGACGGCAATGGCCGGTTCGAGCACGAAGTCGCGCGCCTGCCGTTGGTGGACGGCCTGCCGACGGGTAACGACGCGGTACCCACCGGCGTGCGCGAGGTCGAATGGCGCAGCGACGCGCCGGCGACCCTGGTCTGGGCCGAGGCCCAGGACGGCGGCGACCCGGCGCGCGCGGTCGAGATCCGCGACGCGGTGTTCATGCAGGCCGCGCCGTTCGACAAGCCGCCGCAGACCCTGGCGCGGCTGGCCTCGCGTTTCGAAGGCGCGCACTGGGGCAGCGGCGAACTGGCGCTGATCGATGAGTTCTGGTGGAAGACCCGGCAGGTGCGCCAGTGGCGGATCGCGCCCGACCACGGCGATCGCGCGCCGGAGCTGATTCGCGAAGGCCGCAGCGAAGACCGCTACAACGATCCGGGCAAGCCGGTCAGCGTGCGCGACGCGGCTGGCGGCGAGCGCCTGCTGACCAGCGCCGACGGCGGCAGCGTGTACTTCATCGGCGAAGGCGCCTCCAGCGAGGGCGACCGTCCCTTCCTCGACCGCCTCGACCTCGCCGACAAGCGCCGCACGCGCCTGTTCCATTCGCAGGCGCCGTACTTCGAACAGCCGTTGGCGGTGCTCGACGACGCGGCCAAGTCCGTGCTGACCGTGCGCGAATCGCCGACCGAACCGGCCAACCTGCAGCGGCGCGAACTCGGCGGCGACGCCGCGCCGGTGGCGCTGACCCATTTCCCGCATCCCACGCCGCAACTGCGCGACATCAAGAAGGAACTGATCCGCTACAAGCGCAACGACGGCGTCGAACTGACCGCCAACCTGTACCTGCCGGCCGGCTACGACGCCAAGCGCGACGGCCCGCTGCCGATGCTGATGTACGCCTACCCGGCCGAGTTCAAGAGCGCCGAAGCGGCCAGCCAGGTGACCGGCTCGCCGTACGAGTTCAACGCGGTCAGCTACTGGGGCCCGCTGCCGTACCTGGCGATGGGCTACGCGGTGCTCGACAACCCGACCATGCCGATCGTCGGCGAGGGCGAGCGCGAGCCCAACGACACCTACATCGCCCAGCTCACCGCCAGCGCCCAGGCGGCGATCGACGAAGTGGTGCGGCGCGGCGTCGTCGACCGCAACCGGGTCGCGGTCAGCGGCCATTCCTACGGCGCGTTCATGACCGCCAACCTGCTCGCCCACACCCGTTTGTTCAAGGCCGGCATCGCCCGCAGCGGCGCGTACAACCGGACCCTGACGCCGTTCGGCTTCCAGGCCGAGGAGCGCAATTACTGGCAGGCGCAGAGCACCTACGAGGCGATGTCGCCGTTCAACTTCGCCGACAAGATCAAGGACCCGCTGCTGCTGATCCACGGCGAACAGGACAACAACTCGGGCACCTTCCCGATCCAGAGCGAGCGCATGTACGCGGCGATCAAGGGCCTGGGCGGCAACGCGCGGCTGGTGATGCTGCCGAACGAAAGCCACGGCTACCGCGCGCGCGAATCGATCCTGCACATGCTGGCCGAGACCAACCGCTGGCTGGAGACCTACGTCAAGAACGCGAAGCCCGGGAATGCGAAGGGCGAGGGCGCGAAGGCCGAGAGCGCCAAGGCCGAGAGCGCCAAGGCCGAAGCGGGGCGAGGCGCGAAGGCGGCGAAGTAA
- the ahcY gene encoding adenosylhomocysteinase translates to MNAVPKTFSTEGDYKVADISLADWGRKEIDIAEHEMPGLMSIRKKYAAAQSLKGVRVTGSLHMTIQTAVLIETLRDLGADVRWASCNIFSTQDHAAAAIAASGTPVFAWKGESLEEYWDCTLAALSFPNGQGPELVVDDGGDVTLLIHKGYELENGDGWVDTPSGNHEEQVIKNLLKRVHAERPGFWHEVVKHWKGVSEETTTGVHRLYQLAEAGSLLVPAINVNDSVTKSKFDNLYGCRESLADGLKRAMDVMLAGKVAVVCGYGDVGKGSAHSLRAYGARVVVTEIDPINALQAAMEGFEVNTVESTLGRGDIYVTTTGNKDVLTLDHMSKMKDQAIVCNIGHFDNEIQVDALNASGATRLNIKPQVDKYTFKTGNSIFLLAEGRLVNLGCATGHPSFVMSNSFSNQTLAQIDLWANKDTYEAKVYILPKKLDEEVARLHLEKIGVKLTTLTAEQAQYLGVSVDGPYKPDHYRY, encoded by the coding sequence ATGAACGCTGTACCGAAGACCTTCTCGACCGAAGGCGATTACAAGGTCGCCGACATCTCCCTGGCCGACTGGGGCCGCAAGGAGATCGACATCGCCGAGCACGAGATGCCGGGCCTGATGTCGATCCGCAAGAAGTACGCCGCCGCGCAGTCGCTCAAGGGCGTGCGCGTGACCGGCTCGCTGCACATGACCATCCAGACCGCGGTGCTGATCGAGACCCTGCGCGACCTCGGCGCCGACGTGCGCTGGGCTTCGTGCAACATCTTCTCGACCCAGGACCACGCCGCCGCGGCGATCGCCGCCAGCGGCACCCCGGTGTTCGCCTGGAAGGGCGAGTCGCTGGAAGAGTATTGGGACTGCACCCTGGCCGCGCTGAGCTTCCCCAACGGCCAGGGCCCGGAGCTGGTCGTCGACGACGGCGGCGACGTGACCCTGCTGATCCACAAGGGCTATGAGCTCGAAAACGGCGACGGCTGGGTCGACACCCCGTCGGGCAACCACGAAGAGCAGGTCATCAAGAACCTGCTCAAGCGCGTCCACGCCGAGCGCCCGGGCTTCTGGCACGAAGTGGTCAAGCACTGGAAGGGCGTCTCGGAAGAGACCACCACCGGCGTGCACCGCCTGTACCAGCTGGCCGAAGCCGGCTCGCTGCTGGTCCCGGCGATCAACGTCAACGACTCGGTCACCAAGAGCAAGTTCGACAACCTCTACGGCTGCCGCGAGTCGCTGGCCGACGGCCTCAAGCGCGCGATGGACGTGATGCTGGCCGGCAAGGTCGCGGTGGTGTGCGGTTACGGCGACGTCGGCAAGGGCTCGGCCCATTCGCTGCGCGCTTACGGCGCCCGCGTCGTGGTCACCGAGATCGACCCGATCAACGCGCTGCAGGCGGCGATGGAAGGCTTCGAGGTCAACACCGTCGAGAGCACCCTGGGCCGCGGCGACATCTACGTCACCACCACCGGCAACAAGGACGTGCTGACGCTGGACCACATGTCGAAGATGAAGGACCAGGCCATCGTCTGCAACATCGGCCACTTCGACAACGAGATCCAGGTCGACGCGCTCAACGCGTCCGGCGCGACCCGCCTGAACATCAAGCCGCAGGTCGACAAGTACACCTTCAAGACCGGCAACTCGATCTTCCTGCTGGCCGAAGGCCGCCTGGTCAACCTCGGCTGCGCCACCGGCCACCCGAGCTTCGTGATGTCGAACTCGTTCTCGAACCAGACTCTCGCCCAGATCGACCTGTGGGCGAACAAGGATACGTACGAGGCGAAGGTCTACATCCTGCCGAAGAAGCTCGACGAAGAAGTCGCGCGCCTGCACCTGGAGAAGATCGGCGTGAAGCTGACCACGCTGACCGCCGAACAGGCCCAGTACCTGGGCGTGTCGGTCGACGGTCCGTACAAGCCGGATCATTACCGCTACTGA
- a CDS encoding RHS repeat-associated core domain-containing protein, translated as MIAPASRRQLSTPRPSFSGSNMLTGIGFAQRAFARCARFRFSLSIALWLAAVFAPAAAAQESQIAWKIVAPTGQTTSYNTYQQAADAIKALPGPSDGPNPYPFVTVVKDNLLRADGKGTITYWMGLKQPLDPDWGYDAILGGAPHPSEALAVAELEAFYNDQAPACPATAKATATGAWSPPDPQHAGMLEHRVFDIVYYRGENTQTQPCVKDATDTMTLSRTRRMQCPAVNMNWSDKYGACANERDVATISTDKILECGGHRGNPCNVKTGEKIENQTDFDLGWISLTRSYHSGIAVRSGSFGPGWTHSLDLRLSISADTLGLSGGNGYQVRFAKVGNAFVAADSSGDRIVASGSQWLLHRPDEVLVFDSQGRLVERQAEDGTKLTYGYGAYDRLDSVTHSTGRSVKFNYAGNSGDALISSIASGNTTLASYTYTSGRQVETAAFPGGGQRKYHYEDSRFPRHLTGVTHEDNKRYSTFAYDAKGRVITSQHDGGADKITLAYRPEGGTEVTDSLGQKTTYGLTSGTGVLPRRFGDVVDENGTVKNTYNAESTDFRGRPAGLTDRKGIKSEFAYAEANDAVTGALARTVTTTEAVGKPEQRVSTATTDVASNRLIRSTVGNQETRITRNARLQPISVAVRDTVANVTRTTAYAYCEAADVAAANSTCPILGLLKSVDGPRSDVNDITKFEYYGSDDSTCATTPALCTFRKGDLRKTIDAAGLVTEISGYDAQGRVLSVVDPNGVVTDSEYNTRGWLTASKVRGTDNAVETDDLVTKIEYFPTGLTKQVTLADGNFTTFAYDNAQRLTGVTDRSGATVQYTLDLAGNRKVEDTKNSAGTVQATLSRVFNVLGQVQTYKDGLNHATGYTYDAEGHPDTTTDALGRVTDQDYDPLGRLVKTLQDVGTGRINAETKIEYDALDQVTKVIDPKGLSTVYARNGFGELTQLTSPDTGVTGYTYDASGQTKTRTDARGITTTYSYDALGRLTQRAYPTAVLGTTYTYDTVASGCPAGETFSKGRLSQSVGTGGALRYCYDRFGRMVRKIVVTTGPVLTLRYAYTAAGTLKSVTYPDGSVADYVRGSHGRITQIGVTRPGASREILLTAVGYAAYGPAAGWAYGNSQPMTRNVDRNYDISRLVGSAPDGLSLHLTRNEVGNVSRFSTQNQSAILARYEYDRLDRLTQTQDGPTATPLETYGYDATGNRTSFKSGASAAQAYAFPNTSHRLQSVAGIARSYDAAGNTTSVGGTAKQYVYNDLGRLAQFKVDGAVKMNYAYNGLGQQARRYNDTSIRHSLYAEDGSWLGEYDNAGAALQQVVWMDELPVGVIQGSATAQKLYYIEPDHLGTPRIVVDPVRNKAVWTWNIKSEVFGNTLPNEDPDLDGTKFVFDMRFPGQRFDAASGLVYNYFRDYDSTTGRYIQGDPTGLDGGISLYAYAQSGPLKYYDPEGLCPCGNVDTLLKNARADMRDWSRKADRSEVNSSFGAETNKCNLFVDTIYEESGYALPNLGGSLFSVMMLRYPPGAQTLSDASYDLLGWPKVSGPAQPGDLVAYEGHVGIYAGDGTTISASTDKGKVENSWGFRKGQNPVIRRCKCP; from the coding sequence ATGATCGCCCCGGCGTCGAGGCGACAGCTGTCGACGCCGCGCCCTTCGTTCTCGGGTTCGAACATGCTTACAGGGATTGGTTTCGCGCAGCGCGCCTTCGCACGCTGCGCCCGGTTTCGGTTTTCGCTGTCCATCGCGCTTTGGCTCGCGGCGGTCTTCGCTCCCGCTGCCGCCGCGCAGGAAAGCCAGATCGCATGGAAGATCGTCGCTCCGACCGGCCAGACGACGTCCTACAACACCTATCAGCAGGCGGCCGACGCGATCAAGGCGCTGCCCGGACCCAGTGACGGACCCAATCCCTATCCCTTCGTCACCGTCGTCAAGGACAACCTGCTGCGCGCCGACGGCAAAGGCACCATCACCTACTGGATGGGCTTGAAACAGCCGCTGGATCCGGACTGGGGCTACGACGCTATCCTGGGCGGCGCGCCGCACCCCAGCGAAGCGCTCGCGGTGGCGGAACTGGAGGCGTTCTACAACGATCAGGCGCCGGCCTGCCCGGCGACCGCGAAGGCCACGGCCACCGGGGCCTGGAGTCCGCCCGATCCGCAACACGCGGGGATGCTGGAGCATCGCGTGTTCGACATCGTCTACTACCGCGGCGAAAACACCCAGACCCAGCCTTGCGTGAAGGACGCGACGGATACGATGACGCTGTCGCGCACGCGCCGGATGCAGTGCCCCGCCGTCAATATGAACTGGAGCGACAAGTACGGCGCTTGCGCGAACGAGCGCGATGTCGCGACGATCAGCACCGACAAGATCCTCGAGTGCGGCGGTCACCGCGGTAATCCTTGCAACGTCAAGACCGGCGAGAAGATCGAGAACCAGACCGATTTCGACCTGGGCTGGATATCCCTCACGCGCAGCTACCATTCCGGTATCGCCGTGCGTTCCGGCAGCTTCGGTCCGGGCTGGACCCATTCGCTGGACCTGCGCCTGAGTATCTCGGCCGATACGCTCGGGCTCAGCGGCGGCAACGGCTACCAGGTCCGCTTCGCCAAGGTAGGCAACGCCTTCGTTGCCGCCGACAGCAGCGGCGACCGGATCGTCGCCTCGGGTTCGCAATGGCTGCTGCATCGCCCAGACGAGGTCTTGGTGTTCGACAGCCAAGGCCGTCTGGTGGAGCGGCAAGCCGAGGACGGAACCAAGCTGACCTATGGCTATGGCGCGTACGACCGTCTGGACTCGGTGACGCACTCGACCGGCCGGTCGGTGAAGTTCAACTACGCCGGCAACTCCGGCGACGCGCTGATCTCCTCGATCGCGTCGGGGAACACAACCCTGGCCAGCTACACCTATACGTCAGGGCGCCAAGTCGAAACCGCGGCGTTTCCCGGCGGCGGCCAGCGCAAGTACCACTACGAAGACAGCCGCTTCCCGCGCCACCTGACCGGGGTGACCCACGAAGACAACAAGCGCTACAGCACCTTCGCCTACGACGCCAAGGGGCGGGTGATCACCAGCCAGCACGACGGCGGCGCCGACAAGATCACGCTGGCCTACCGCCCCGAAGGCGGAACGGAGGTGACCGACTCGCTGGGCCAGAAGACGACCTATGGCCTGACCAGCGGCACCGGCGTGTTGCCGCGCCGGTTCGGCGACGTCGTGGACGAAAATGGCACGGTCAAGAATACGTACAACGCCGAGTCCACCGACTTCCGTGGCCGCCCGGCCGGCCTGACCGACCGCAAGGGCATCAAGTCGGAGTTCGCCTACGCCGAAGCCAACGACGCGGTGACCGGCGCGCTCGCGCGCACCGTCACGACGACCGAGGCCGTCGGCAAGCCCGAGCAGCGGGTCAGCACCGCGACGACCGATGTCGCCAGCAACCGCCTGATCCGCTCGACCGTCGGCAACCAGGAGACCCGGATCACGCGCAACGCCCGGCTGCAGCCGATCAGCGTGGCCGTGCGCGACACCGTCGCCAATGTGACTCGCACCACCGCCTACGCCTACTGCGAAGCCGCCGATGTCGCCGCCGCCAACAGCACCTGTCCGATCCTGGGCCTGCTGAAGTCGGTGGATGGCCCGCGCAGCGACGTCAACGACATCACCAAGTTCGAGTACTACGGCAGCGACGACAGCACCTGTGCTACCACACCGGCGCTGTGCACCTTCCGCAAGGGCGACCTGCGCAAGACCATCGATGCGGCCGGCCTGGTCACCGAAATCTCCGGCTACGATGCGCAGGGCCGGGTGTTGTCGGTGGTCGATCCCAACGGCGTGGTCACCGACTCCGAGTACAACACCCGCGGCTGGCTGACGGCCAGCAAGGTGCGTGGTACCGACAACGCGGTCGAGACGGACGACCTGGTCACCAAGATCGAGTATTTCCCCACCGGCCTGACCAAGCAGGTCACGCTTGCGGATGGGAACTTCACGACCTTCGCCTACGACAATGCGCAGCGGCTGACCGGCGTGACCGACCGCTCCGGCGCGACGGTGCAGTACACGCTGGACTTGGCGGGCAACCGCAAGGTCGAAGACACCAAGAACAGCGCCGGCACCGTGCAGGCGACGCTGTCGCGGGTGTTCAACGTCCTGGGTCAAGTGCAGACCTACAAAGACGGCCTGAATCACGCGACCGGCTACACCTACGATGCCGAGGGCCATCCGGACACGACCACCGACGCGCTCGGCCGCGTGACCGACCAGGACTACGACCCGCTTGGGCGATTGGTCAAAACCTTGCAGGACGTCGGCACCGGCCGGATCAACGCGGAAACCAAGATCGAGTACGACGCGCTCGATCAAGTGACCAAGGTGATCGATCCGAAGGGCCTGTCCACGGTCTACGCGCGCAACGGATTCGGTGAGTTGACCCAACTGACCAGCCCCGACACGGGCGTGACCGGCTACACCTACGATGCGTCGGGCCAGACCAAGACGCGAACCGATGCGCGCGGCATTACGACCACGTACAGCTACGACGCATTGGGCCGCCTGACCCAGCGTGCTTACCCCACCGCGGTGTTGGGCACGACCTACACCTACGACACGGTCGCGTCCGGCTGCCCGGCCGGAGAGACCTTTTCCAAGGGGCGGCTGAGCCAGTCCGTCGGCACCGGCGGCGCCTTGCGCTATTGCTACGACCGCTTCGGCCGCATGGTGCGCAAGATCGTGGTCACCACCGGGCCCGTACTGACCCTTCGCTACGCCTACACCGCGGCCGGCACGCTGAAATCGGTGACCTATCCGGACGGGAGCGTTGCCGACTACGTGCGCGGCAGCCATGGCCGGATCACCCAGATCGGCGTGACCCGTCCGGGAGCGTCGCGCGAAATCCTGCTGACCGCCGTAGGCTACGCCGCGTATGGTCCAGCGGCCGGCTGGGCATACGGCAACAGCCAACCGATGACGCGCAACGTCGACCGCAATTACGACATCTCGCGTCTGGTCGGTTCCGCGCCGGACGGCCTGTCGCTGCACCTGACCCGCAATGAAGTCGGCAACGTCAGCCGATTCAGCACCCAGAACCAATCCGCGATCCTGGCGCGCTACGAATACGACCGGCTCGACCGCCTGACCCAAACCCAGGATGGCCCCACCGCGACCCCGCTGGAGACCTACGGCTACGACGCCACCGGCAACCGCACCAGCTTCAAGAGCGGAGCGAGCGCCGCGCAGGCCTATGCCTTCCCGAACACCAGCCACCGCCTGCAAAGCGTCGCCGGCATCGCGCGCAGCTACGACGCAGCCGGCAACACCACCAGCGTCGGCGGCACGGCGAAGCAATACGTCTACAACGACCTGGGCCGCCTCGCGCAGTTCAAGGTCGACGGCGCGGTGAAGATGAACTACGCCTACAACGGGCTAGGCCAGCAGGCGCGCCGCTACAACGACACCAGCATCCGGCATTCGCTGTACGCCGAGGATGGCAGCTGGTTGGGCGAGTACGACAACGCCGGCGCGGCGCTGCAGCAGGTCGTTTGGATGGACGAGCTACCGGTCGGCGTGATCCAGGGCTCCGCCACGGCGCAGAAGCTGTACTACATCGAGCCCGACCATCTGGGCACGCCGCGGATCGTGGTCGATCCGGTGCGCAACAAGGCGGTGTGGACGTGGAACATCAAGAGCGAGGTGTTCGGTAACACGCTGCCGAATGAAGATCCGGATCTGGACGGTACGAAGTTCGTGTTCGATATGCGGTTTCCGGGGCAGCGGTTCGATGCGGCCAGCGGGTTGGTCTACAACTACTTTCGCGATTACGATTCAACTACGGGGCGATATATTCAGGGTGACCCCACAGGCCTGGATGGCGGGATCAGCTTGTATGCCTATGCACAGTCCGGTCCGTTGAAGTACTACGACCCCGAAGGTCTATGCCCCTGCGGAAATGTAGATACATTGTTGAAAAACGCGCGAGCCGATATGCGGGATTGGAGTCGCAAAGCTGATCGGAGCGAAGTCAATTCCAGTTTTGGTGCCGAAACAAACAAATGCAACTTGTTCGTAGATACTATCTATGAAGAATCAGGCTATGCGCTGCCTAATCTTGGAGGCTCGCTTTTCTCTGTAATGATGTTGAGGTATCCGCCGGGTGCCCAGACATTGTCTGACGCTAGCTATGACTTGCTTGGGTGGCCGAAGGTTTCCGGTCCTGCGCAACCTGGCGATCTGGTTGCGTATGAAGGACATGTTGGAATCTATGCTGGCGATGGAACGACGATTTCCGCATCTACCGATAAGGGAAAAGTTGAGAATAGCTGGGGCTTCAGGAAGGGGCAGAATCCGGTGATCAGGAGATGCAAATGTCCATGA